In a genomic window of Phragmites australis chromosome 14, lpPhrAust1.1, whole genome shotgun sequence:
- the LOC133891762 gene encoding uncharacterized protein LOC133891762 isoform X1, with the protein MRRLPLGLLRSAAASASTSLRGLAAVSCGGWPAPPAPHPTAAPAGLDLVRWPPQQRRGYSQFASGFTPLQPKPLESILDVERAKGLSPEHLVAAWDDYHLGRGHIGASMKTKLYHLLEQRSATCRHFVVPLWKGSGYTTMFMQVQMPYMIFTGLEDYKARGTQASPYYTVTHYTEFADTKDTVLIRGDVVFTSKLTDSEAKCLIDTAHSFYLNDVRYKLVERFNKETHEFEFKDVLQVLDMPTM; encoded by the exons ATGCGGCGGCTACCCCTGGGACTCCTGCGTTCCGCCGCAGCGtccgcctccacctccctccGCGGCCTCGCTGCGGTCTCCTGCGGCGGCTGGCCCGCCCCTCCCGCGCCGCATCCAACCGCCGCGCCGGCCGGCCTCGACCTCGTCCGGTGGCCGCCGCAGCAGCGGAGGGGCTACTCCCAGTTCGCGAGCGGGTTCACCCCGTTGCAGCCGAAGCCTCTGGAATCAATCCTCGACGTCGAGCGCGCCAAGGGCCTCTCCCCCGAGCACCTAGTCGCCGCCTGGGATGAC TATCATTTGGGAAGAGGTCATATAGGTGCATCTATGAAAACAAAGCTTTACCACCTCTTGGAACAAAGATCAGCTACATG CCGGCACTTTGTTGTTCCTTTGTGGAAGGGAAGTGGATACACCACTATGTTCATGCAAG TCCAGATGCCATACATGATCTTCACAGGACTTGAAGACTACAAAGCTAGAGGAACTCAAGCAAGCCCTTACTATACAGTCACTCATTATACAGAGTTCGCAGACACCAAGGACACGGTGCTTATTCGAGGAGACGTTGTTTTCACGAGTAAACTAACTGATTCAGAGGCGAAGTGTCTTATAGATACTGCTCACTCTTTCTACCTGAATGACGTGAGGTACAAACTTGTTGAGCGCTTCAACAAAGAGACACACGAGTTTGAGTTCAAAGATGTCCTTCAAGTGCTTGACATGCCAACCATGTGA
- the LOC133891746 gene encoding rac-like GTP-binding protein 7: MSTARFIKCVTVGDGAVGKTCMLISYTSNTFPTDYVPTVFDNFSANVVVDGSTVNLGLWDTAGQEDYNRLRPLSYRGADVFLLAFSLISKASYENIHKKWIPELRHYAPNVPIVLVGTKLDLLEDKQFFLDHPGLAPISTAQGEELKRMIGAAAYIECSSKTQQNVKAVFDSAIKVVLCPPKPKKKSARKQRSCWIL, from the exons ATGAGCACGGCGAGGTTCATCAAGTGCGTGACGGTCGGCGACGGCGCCGTCGGCAAGACTTGCATGCTCATTTCCTACACCAGCAACACCTTCCCCACG GATTACGTGCCCACGGTGTTCGACAACTTCAGCGCCAACGTCGTCGTCGACGGCAGCACGGTGAACCTCGGCCTCTGGGATACCGCTG GACAAGAGGACTACAACCGGCTGAGGCCCCTTAGCTACAGAGGCGCTGACGTCTTTCTGTTAGCATTTTCTCTCATTAGCAAAGCCAGCTATGAGAATATTCACAAGAAG TGGATACCAGAGCTGAGGCACTATGCTCCAAATGTGCCAATTGTGTTAGTTGGAACAAAGCTTG ACTTGCTCGAGGACAAGCAGTTCTTCCTGGACCACCCTGGTTTAGCACCTATCTCAACCGCGCAG GGTGAGGAGCTGAAGAGGATGATAGGCGCAGCGGCGTACATCGAATGCAGCTCCAAGACGCAACAG AATGTGAAGGCGGTGTTCGACTCTGCGATCAAGGTCGTGCTGTGCCCGCCGAAGCCGAAGAAGAAGAGCGCCCGGAAGCAGAGGAGTTGCTGGATTCTATGA
- the LOC133891762 gene encoding uncharacterized protein LOC133891762 isoform X2 has product MRRLPLGLLRSAAASASTSLRGLAAVSCGGWPAPPAPHPTAAPAGLDLVRWPPQQRRGYSQFASGFTPLQPKPLESILDVERAKGLSPEHLVAAWDDYHLGRGHIGASMKTKLYHLLEQRSATCRHFVVPLWKGSGYTTMFMQDAIHDLHRT; this is encoded by the exons ATGCGGCGGCTACCCCTGGGACTCCTGCGTTCCGCCGCAGCGtccgcctccacctccctccGCGGCCTCGCTGCGGTCTCCTGCGGCGGCTGGCCCGCCCCTCCCGCGCCGCATCCAACCGCCGCGCCGGCCGGCCTCGACCTCGTCCGGTGGCCGCCGCAGCAGCGGAGGGGCTACTCCCAGTTCGCGAGCGGGTTCACCCCGTTGCAGCCGAAGCCTCTGGAATCAATCCTCGACGTCGAGCGCGCCAAGGGCCTCTCCCCCGAGCACCTAGTCGCCGCCTGGGATGAC TATCATTTGGGAAGAGGTCATATAGGTGCATCTATGAAAACAAAGCTTTACCACCTCTTGGAACAAAGATCAGCTACATG CCGGCACTTTGTTGTTCCTTTGTGGAAGGGAAGTGGATACACCACTATGTTCATGCAAG ATGCCATACATGATCTTCACAGGACTTGA